A genomic window from Terriglobia bacterium includes:
- a CDS encoding isocitrate/isopropylmalate dehydrogenase family protein, which produces MTTRTVVTMPGDGIGKVVLPESIRVLRAVGFDAEYVHADIGWDCWCSEGNALPDRTIDLLQRHRLGLFGAITSKPKKAAEAELKPELRGKGFSYFSPIVTMRQRFGLDVCLRPCRSFPGNPLNFVRKTAAGGFEEPVVDAVIFRQNTEGMYAGIEWTNPPDAVRQALASHSKFKPFAAVPGPELSVSVRVITRAACLRIARAAFGYARKHGYRSVTVCEKPNVLRETSGMMEEAAKEVQREFPEIPLGSTNIDAQMMWLTKNPEDYGVIIATNLFGDIASDAFAGLVGGLGFACSGNIGEDVAVFEPTHGSAPKYEKLDPPIVNPIAMILSAAMLLDHVAEPAMAARVRDAVAAVVREGKVRSYDMLRLPGGPAVFEHGAATTTRMTDAILAKL; this is translated from the coding sequence ATGACGACACGCACGGTGGTCACGATGCCGGGGGACGGGATCGGCAAAGTGGTGCTCCCCGAGTCGATCCGAGTGCTGCGAGCGGTGGGATTCGACGCGGAGTACGTCCACGCGGACATCGGCTGGGACTGCTGGTGCAGCGAGGGGAACGCGCTTCCGGACCGGACGATCGACCTCCTGCAGCGGCACAGGCTGGGTCTTTTCGGCGCGATCACGTCGAAGCCGAAGAAGGCGGCGGAGGCCGAGCTGAAGCCAGAGCTCAGGGGGAAGGGGTTCTCCTACTTCAGCCCGATCGTCACGATGAGGCAGAGGTTCGGCCTCGACGTCTGCCTGAGGCCGTGCCGCTCCTTCCCGGGGAATCCGCTGAACTTCGTCCGGAAGACGGCCGCCGGAGGGTTCGAGGAGCCGGTGGTCGACGCGGTGATCTTCCGGCAGAACACCGAGGGGATGTACGCCGGTATCGAGTGGACGAACCCGCCGGACGCGGTCCGGCAGGCCCTGGCGTCCCACTCGAAGTTCAAGCCGTTCGCCGCGGTGCCCGGCCCGGAGCTTTCGGTGTCCGTGCGCGTGATCACCCGCGCCGCATGCCTCAGGATCGCGCGCGCCGCCTTCGGGTACGCAAGGAAACACGGCTACCGGAGCGTGACCGTGTGCGAAAAGCCGAACGTCCTCCGCGAGACCTCCGGGATGATGGAGGAGGCAGCGAAGGAGGTGCAGCGGGAGTTCCCCGAAATCCCGCTAGGATCCACCAACATCGACGCGCAGATGATGTGGCTCACCAAGAACCCGGAGGATTACGGCGTCATCATCGCGACGAACCTGTTCGGCGACATCGCATCGGACGCGTTCGCCGGGCTCGTCGGCGGCCTCGGCTTCGCCTGCTCTGGCAACATCGGCGAGGACGTGGCGGTGTTCGAGCCGACCCACGGGTCGGCGCCCAAGTACGAGAAGCTCGATCCACCGATCGTGAACCCCATTGCCATGATCCTCTCGGCCGCGATGCTGCTGGACCACGTCGCGGAGCCGGCCATGGCGGCGAGGGTGCGCGACGCCGTGGCCGCGGTGGTCCGGGAGGGGAAGGTCCGGTCGTACGACATGCTGCGGCTTCCCGGCGGCCCCGCCGTGTTCGAGCATGGCGCCGCCACGACGACCCGGATGACCGACGCGATCCTCGCAAAGCTCTAG